The following are encoded together in the Pseudanabaena sp. FACHB-2040 genome:
- the accC gene encoding acetyl-CoA carboxylase biotin carboxylase subunit yields the protein MHFSKILIANRGEIALRILRTCEEMGIATVAVHSTVDRHALHVQLADEAVCIGEAPSSKSYLNIPNIIAAALTRNASAIHPGYGFLAENARFAEICADHKITFIGPSPEAIRAMGDKSTAKETMLRVGVPTVPGSDGLLSSEKEAFAIAKDIGLPVIIKATAGGGGRGMRLVREESELSRAFMAAQGEAEAAFGNPGVYLEKFIERPRHIEFQILADSYGNVIHLGERDCSIQRRHQKLLEEAPSPALTPELRQKMGDAAIRAAKSINYVGAGTVEFLLDGSGHFYFMEMNTRIQVEHPVTEMITGIDLVAEQIRIAQGEALPLKQEEVTLRGHSIECRINAEDPDHNFRPNPGRISGYLAPGGMGVRIDSHVYTDYEIPPYYDSLVGKLIVWGPDRPTAIRRMKRALRECAITGVPTTIGFHQKVLENKDFLSGNVYTNFVNQMMGI from the coding sequence ATGCATTTTTCGAAAATTCTGATTGCCAATCGTGGGGAAATTGCTTTACGCATCCTGCGGACCTGTGAAGAGATGGGAATTGCGACGGTCGCCGTCCACTCCACGGTAGATCGGCACGCTCTGCATGTGCAGTTAGCAGACGAAGCGGTTTGCATCGGGGAGGCCCCTAGCAGCAAAAGCTACCTCAACATTCCCAACATTATTGCGGCGGCGCTGACTCGCAACGCCAGTGCCATTCATCCGGGCTACGGCTTTTTGGCTGAGAATGCTCGGTTTGCAGAAATTTGCGCTGACCACAAGATTACTTTTATTGGCCCCTCCCCTGAGGCAATTCGGGCGATGGGCGATAAGTCTACCGCCAAAGAAACCATGCTGCGGGTGGGAGTGCCCACTGTTCCCGGTAGCGACGGCCTGCTGAGTAGTGAGAAAGAGGCGTTTGCGATCGCAAAAGACATCGGCCTCCCCGTCATTATCAAAGCCACCGCGGGCGGCGGCGGGCGGGGTATGCGCCTAGTGCGAGAAGAGAGCGAGCTCAGCCGAGCCTTTATGGCAGCACAGGGCGAGGCCGAAGCCGCCTTTGGCAACCCTGGCGTTTACCTAGAAAAATTCATTGAGCGGCCCCGCCACATTGAGTTTCAAATTCTGGCAGACAGCTACGGCAACGTCATTCACCTGGGCGAGCGCGACTGCTCCATTCAGCGACGACACCAGAAATTACTAGAAGAAGCCCCTAGTCCCGCGCTGACCCCTGAACTGCGGCAAAAAATGGGAGACGCTGCCATTCGAGCCGCCAAATCCATCAACTATGTTGGAGCAGGCACGGTCGAGTTCCTGCTTGATGGCTCCGGCCATTTCTATTTCATGGAGATGAATACCCGGATTCAGGTAGAGCACCCCGTCACCGAAATGATCACCGGCATCGACCTGGTAGCAGAGCAAATCCGCATTGCCCAAGGCGAAGCTCTGCCTCTCAAGCAAGAAGAAGTGACCCTACGAGGTCACTCCATCGAGTGCCGCATCAATGCCGAAGACCCCGACCATAACTTTCGGCCCAACCCAGGCCGCATCAGTGGCTACCTGGCTCCCGGCGGCATGGGCGTCCGCATCGACTCCCACGTCTACACCGACTACGAAATTCCGCCCTACTACGATTCCCTAGTCGGCAAGCTCATCGTCTGGGGTCCTGATCGACCGACTGCTATTAGGCGCATGAAACGGGCGCTTAGAGAGTGCGCTATCACCGGCGTTCCCACCACCATTGGTTTCCACCAGAAAGTTTTAGAAAATAAGGACTTTCTATCAGGAAACGTTTATACGAATTTTGTGAACCAAATGATGGGAATTTAG